GCTCCTCCTCCACGGGCCCCAGCGCGCGCTCGAGGGCGGCGAACTCCACGGACGAGAGCGTCTCCGCGCGCCGCGTGGAATCGATGCCCGCCGTCGCCAGGGCCGCGAGGAGCTGCTCGTGCGTGCCCAGCGACTTGTCGGACTTGAGCGAGTTGATGAGCGTCTTGCGGCGCTGGGCGAAGCCCGCCTTCACCACGCGGATGAAGCGCGCGCCATCCACCACCGGCGCCAGGGGCTCGGGGCGGCGGATGAGCCGCAGCACCGCCGAGTCCACCTTGGGCGGCGGATGGAAGCGCTCGGCCTCGATGTCGAAGAGGTTCTCCGCGCTGAAGTAGAGGCCGAGGATGGCGGTGAGCAGCCCGTACTCCCGCCCGCCCGGCTCCGCCGACAGCCGGTCCACCACTTCCTTCTGCAGGGTGAAGACGGCGCGCGTCACGTGCTCGCGCTGCTCGAGCACCTGGAAGAGGATGGAGCTCGTCAGGTGGTAGGGCAGATTGCCCGCGACCTTCACCTCGGGAGCACCCGCCACCTCGGCGAAGTCCACCGTGGCCGCGTTGCCATCCACCACGCGCACCCCGGGGATGGCCTCCTTCTCCAGCACCGCGATCATGTCGCGGTCCTTCTCCACCACCGTCACGGCCGCGCGCGTGGCGGCCAGGAAGCGCGTGAGGTGGCCCAGGCCCGGACCCAGCTCCACCACGGGCTCGCCCTCGCGCAACTCCAGCGCGTCGGCGATGGCCTCCAGCACGTCCGGATCTCCCAGGAAGTTCTGCCCCCAGCTGTGCTTGGCCCTCAGGCCATGGCGCTGGAGGATTTCACGAGGTGTCTGCACGAGATCCTTCCCTTCACATGCGCCAGGCGGGATCCGCGGACAGACTGAAGTCACCCCTCAGTCCCCGCCTCCAGGCCTCGTAGCCCGCCACGGCGATCATCGCCCCATTGTCCGTGCACAACCGCACCGGGGGAAGAAAGAGCTTCAAGTTGCGCTCCTGGGCGCGCTCCAGGCAGAGCGAGCGCAGGCGCGAGTTGGCCGCCACACCGCCACACACCACCAGGCGCTGGAGCCCGAGCCGACGCGCCGCGGCGACGAACTTCCGGCTCAACGCGTCCGCCACCGCCTCCTGGAAGGAAGCACACAGGTCCGCCAGGGCCTGGCCCTCGGGCAGGCCGTGCTTCTTCACGTGGTGCAGCACCGCCGTCTTCAACCCGGAGAAGGACCAGTCGAAGTTCTCCGCGCCGGGCAGCGCGCGGGGAAACCGGATGGCCTCCGGGTTGCCCTTCTGGGCGAGCTGATCGATGGGCAGGCCCCCTGGATAGGGCAGGCCGAGGATGCGCGCCGTCTTGTCATAGGCCTCGCCCGCGGCGTCGTCGCGGGTGCTGCCCACCAGCCGGTAGTGGCCATAGTCGCGCACCTCGTAGAGGCTGGTGTGCCCTCCGGACACCACGAGCCCGAGGAAGGGCGGCTCCGGGGCGTCCTCCAGCAGCCGGATGGCGAGCAGGTGACCCTCGAGGTGGTTGGCGCCCACGAAGGGCTTGCCGGTGGCGAGGCTCAGCGACTTGGCCACCTGCACGCCCACCAGGAGGGCGCCGATGAGGCCCGGGCCCGAGGTGACGGCGATGAGGTCCACGTCGTCGAGCGTCTTGCCCGCGCGCGTCAGCGCCTCGTGCAGCACGGGCATGACCTGCATCACGTGGTTGCGGCTGGCGAGCTCCGGCACCACCCCACCCCAGCGCCGGTGGATGTCCACCTGGGTGGAGACGACGTCGGAGAGCACCCGCCGGCCGTCCTCGACGAGGGCGGCGGCGGTTTCATCACAGGAGGTTTCGAGTCCGAGTACGAGCAAGGGCACCTCTCTACCAGGAGCCCGCCGTCGCGCCTACTGGCCGAGCACCTTGAGGGAGGCCCGCGCGTCCGGAGCGTACTTCCCGGAGGGTTCCAGGGTGAGATAGCGCTTGTAGGCCTCGATTGCCTTCTTGTTCTGCCGGGATTGCTCGCGAGCCACGCCGAGGAACAGCCAGGCGCTGGCGTTGCGGGGCTGCTCCTTCGTCACGACCTCCAGCAACTCGATGGCCTCGCGGTACTTGCCCGTCTCGCCGCGCACGAGCGCGATGCCCAGTCCCGCCCGGGCCTCGTTGGAGTCCGGCTTGAGCTCGAGCATCTGACGGTAGCTCCGGGCCGCGGCCTGGTAGCGCTCGCTGGCCAGGGACTTGCGCGCCTGGCGCGTCAGCTCGGCGTACTCGGCCTCGGGATCCGTCGCGGCCTTCCCCGGAACCGGCGCCTTGGTGTCCTCCACCGGAGGCGTGCCGTCCGCCGCGGCGGCCTGGGTGGGGGGCGTCTCCGGCTGGGCGGGGGCCTGGGCCTCCGGCTGCTTGGGCTCGGGCCGCTTGGGCTCGGGCGGAGGAGGCGTCTTGGGAGCGGTCGCCGTGGAGGCGGGCACGGTGCTCGGCACCGGCGCGGGCGGAGGCGTGCTCGCGCCACCCGATTGGGTCATCACCACCACCGCGGCGGCCAGGGCGATCGCCGCGACCCCCACGCCGATGAAGAGGCCCGTCCGCTTTGGCGCGACGGGCGCCTCCGGCTTGCGCTCCGACGGTACCGGACGGGGCCTGGGCTCCGGCCGGGCCTCCTGCTTCGGCTCGGGCCTGGGCTCCGGCCGGGCTTCCTGCTTCGGCTCGGGCCTGGGCTCGGGCATCGGCTCCGGCCGGGCCACCACCACGGGCGCGGGCAGGGACTCCAACTGAGCCTCCAGTGTGGGCAGGGGCTCCGGCTCCAGCACGGGCAGGGGCTCCGGCTCCAGCACGGGCATCGGCATCGGCTCGGGCATGGGCTCCGGCTGGGCCTCCAGCACGGGCATGGGCGCCTCGGAAGGCACCAGCGGCTCGGACACCGGCGGCGCGGCCGGCTCGATCACCGCGCTCGACACCAGGGTGACTTCCTCCGCCGGACCCGCGGGCTCGGGAGGAGGCACCACGGGCAGCGGATTGGGCTCCACCGCGGCCCCTCCGAAGATGGGAGCCCGGGACATGGGCGAAGACAGCTCGCCGAACGACATGGAAGCCGCGGACGCGGCCGTGGACCCGGCGGAGGGAGCGGGAGCGGAAGCGCGCGGAGCCGGGGACCAGCCCGGACCCCATTTCCCCGTGGAGCCGAGGCCATCCTCATCCACCCGGTTCCAATCGAGCAGCAGGCTGCGCTGCGCCTGCTCCTTGGCGCGGTGCGCGGGGGCGGGATCCACGAGGAACGAGGAGCCCTCGGCGGTGCGCGGGGGCGCGATGAAGTCCGCCTCGGGAGCGGTGGGCGAGCGACGCCGGGACTCGAAGACGACCACGTTGGCGAGCCGCGGGGGAGCCTCCGCCTCGGTGCGCGGCGCGGTCGAGGCACGCACCTCGGGGGCCGGCGGGACCACGGGGGCCGCGGTGACGGGCGCCTCCACCATGAGCGCGGGGGCCTCGGGCACGGGAGCCGGAGCCGGCGCCGGCTCGACGGGAGCGCTGGGCGCGGGCGCGTTGTGCAGCCACTCCTCGATGCCCGGCTTGCCGCTCTGCACGGGCTCCTGCGAGACACTGCCCAGCTCGCGGATGAGGCCCTCGAAGTACAGCTTGCTGATGATGCCCAGCGCCGCCAGGTCGTCGAAGTCCGAGTCCTCCACCACGCGGCTCAGGGTGCGCTTGCCATCGAAGAGGCGCAAAAGCCCGTTGACCTCGTCCGGGATCTCCGAGAGCCGGTCGGCCAGCTGGTGGTAGTCGATCTCGAACACCGTCTCCAGGGGCGGCAGCTGCTCGAGCATGCGGCCCCACTCGTCCAGCCGGCGCATGCCCTCCATGAGCAGGCCCTGGGTGGAGACCTCGATGCGCTCGGAGCGATCCAACGCGGAGAACTGCACCTCGAACTCGCCCTCGGTGGCGTTGAGCAGCCGGTAGAAGGCGTTCTCGCCCTTGAGCCGGCCCATCTCCGCGTCGATGACGCGGCCTTCCTTGAAGTAGATGGTGGCGACGCGATCACCCTTGATGGAGATGGTGCCCGTCTTGCGGCCGATCTCGAACGTCTGCACCAGGTCCACGACGCCCATGTCGACCAGGTTGCCCGCGAACCCACCCTTGGTGGTCTCGCGCCGCTCGATGCGCTCCTTGTCCGCCTTCTGGAGGATCATCGTCACGCGGGTGACGATCTCCTTGATGTAGATGGGCTTGGTCAGATAGTCGTCCGCCCCCATCTCCAGGCCCTTCACCTTGGCCTCGACCGCCTTCTGGTTGGTGAGGAAGACGAAGGGAATGTGCTTGTAGCGCTCCTCGGATTTGAGCGTCCGGCACAGCTCCAGACCGTCCATCTCGGGCATCTTCGTGTCGGACAGCACCAGGTCTGGCGTGCTGATCTGCACCTTCTCGAGCGCGTCCTTGCCGTGAACAGCGGTCGTGACGGAGAAGCCGGCCTTCTTCAGGCTGACCTCCATGACACGGAGACTCTTCGGGTCACTATCGACCAGGAGCAGGTGCTGCTTGGCCACGTTCGATTGCCTTTCGCTGCGGACGGCCTACCAGGGAAGGCCGGCGCCGAGAAGGCGGGATGATCGGGCCCGCTCTCCAGGGCTGTCAATGGTCGTGGGAGAGGGAACTCGCCGAGCATCCAGGAGGTCGAGCACGTGCCCGGCGAGGCCGGACACCGGGGACCCGGACGCGGCGAGCCCTCCCGGCGCGCGGCTCAGCGGAAGAGGCCGCCCTTCTTGGGGGGAGGCGGATTCTTCTTGCGCATCTCGATGAGCCGCAGCTCCTGGTTGGCCTCCAGATGCTTGGGACTCGCACGGATGGCCTCGCGGAAGTGCCGTTCGGCGCGCTCCATGTCGCCCTCGACCCGGGCGATCACCCCGAGCTGGTAGTGGGCCCGGTCGCAGCGCGGATCCATCTTCAGCGCCTCGGCCATCATCTGCTTGGCGCGGGTGACCTCGGTCTTGCGCTGGGGGTCCATGTAGATGGCCCAGCCTCGGGCAGCCAGGTACACCGCGCGGGGCTCGGCCTGGAAGGCGCGGTCGAAATGGTCCGCCGCCGCCACGAAGTCGCGCTTGCGGAAGAAGATCTCCCCCGCCTTGAAGAGCTCGTTGGGATCTTCCCCGGAGGCGCGTTGCGGCGGCGGTTGGAACGACCCCTTGGAGCGCAGCTCCTGGAGATAGGTCGCGCGCTTCGCGTCGTCGTAGAGAACGTCATAGGCCTCGCGGATGGACTCGTAGACGATGGTCATGCGCGGCGCGAGCGCGGAGAGCGAGGGCGGCAGACGATCCGGGTGGAAGCGCTTGGCGAGCGCGACGAAGGCCGACTTCACCTGCTCGCGCTTGACGTCCGGGCCGATGGCGAGTCCCAACAGGGAGAAGTAATCCTGCTTGGACTGCACGTCGGCGTAGCGCTTCTCGATGAGCTGGGCGAGCTGCTGCTCCTCGTCGTTGCCCTGTGCGGACGCCGCGGCGGCGGGCGCGGGCACTGACGGAGCAGACGTAGGCACTGGCGACGCGGGCGTGGGCGCTGGCGGCGCGGACACTGGCGGAGACACCGGACGGGCTCCAGTGTCCGCCTCGTTCTCGAAGGGCAGATCGACCCATTCCGCGAGCGAGTCGGCCTCATCGATCAGCGGCACGGCGGCGGGCGAAGCGACCACGGGCTGGGAGACCGGCTCGGCGGGAGGCGGGGCGGCGACGACGGCCACCGCGGGCACCTCGACCTGAACGAACGACTCCAGTTGACCGTCGACCTGCTGCAGCGCGGCCTCGAACGAAGCGCTGATGTCTCCCGGCGCCTCGCCCGGCTGAGACTTGCCGAACCTCATGCCGCCCCATTGAGGATCCTCGAGCATGGGGCGCGGGGCCTGGCTGCCCTGGGGAGCGGGAGGAGGAGCAGTGGGAGGGAGACCCCGCGTGGACAGGTTCGGAGGAACGGACGATTCCGGAGCGGGTGGACGAGGAGCGGGCGAAGGGGCGCCAGCCGAGGGCGAACGCATGCCCGGCGGAACGGGAGCCGTGAACGGGCGCGCGCCAGCGGAGGGCGGCCGCATCCCTGGCGGGACGTCACCACGAGGAGCGACGGGCCGGGGCGCAACGGCCAGGGGAAGCGGAGAGACGAGGGGCTCGGACCAGTCGGTGGCGGTGAGCATGTCCCAGGATTCTTCCGGGACGGGTGCCGCGAGCGTGGGCGATGGGGGAACAGGCTCCGTGACGGTTTCCGCGGTGGTGGGCACGAACGCCGCGACCCGCTCCTCGGGGGTGGGAACGGGCTCCTCGATGAGCCAGTCCTCGGGAGGAGTGCTCCCCGTCCGACGCAGCGCCTCCTGCATGTCCTGCATCCGCGCGGCATCGGCCTGCTCACGCGCCAGGCGGAGCCCCTCCGTGTCTTCGTGTCCGGGCAGTTCCGCGGCCACCGGGAGCGCGAAGTCCACGGCGATGTTCTCCTCGGGGGGAGGCACGGCCGCATCCGGGAAGGCATTGAACCAGCCCTCGGACGAGGGAGCGATGTCGGCGAGCGACACCTCGAGCTGCGGGCCCGGACTGGACTCGGGCACTTCAGGAGTGGCCGGGGCCGCGGTGAAGAAAAACTCCCCGTCCGCCAGCTGGGCCAATTCGGCGAGCTGAGCCACGTCCGACAACTGCGAGACTTCGACAGGAGCCCGCGCCTCCGCGACCCGAGCGGTCTCCGCGAGGCGCGCCCACTCCTCCGCTCGACGCCAGGACTCCTCGGCCTGCCGTGCGGCTTCGGCCTGCCGGGTCTCTTCGGCCAACCGAGCCTCTTCGGCCAGTCGCGCGGCCTCGGCCTGCCGGGCCTCTTCGGCCAGTCGCACGGCGTCAGCGAACCGCGCCTCTTCGGCCAACCGGGCCTCTTCCGCGAGTCGCGCGGCTTCCGCCTGCCGAGCCTCTTCGGCCAAACGAGCCTCTTCGGCCAGCCGCGCCTCTTCGGCCAACCGGGCCTCTTCGGCCAGTCGCACGGCTTCAGCAAACCGGGCCTCTTCGGCCAGCCGGGCCTCTTCCGCGAGTCGCGCGGCTTCCGCCTGTCGCGCCGCTTCGGCCAAATGAGCCTCTTCGGCCAGCCGCGCCTCTTCGGCCAACCGGGCCTCTTCCGCGAGTCGCGCGGCTTCCGCCTGCCGAGCCTCTTCGGCCAACCGGGCCTCTTCCGCGAGTCGCGCGGCTTCCGCCTGCCGAGCCTCTTCAGCCAACCGGGCTTCTTCGGCCAGCCGAGCCTCTTCCGCGAGTCGCGCGGCTTCCGCCTGCCGTGCCTCTTCCGCTAGCCGGGCCTCTTCAGCCAACCGTGCCTCTTCGGCCAGTCGCACGGCTTCGGCAAACCGGGCCTCTTCAGCCAGTCGGGCCTCTTCAGCCAACTGGACCTCTTCAGCCAGTCGAGCCTCTTCGGCCAGCCGGGCTTCTTCGGCCAGTCGCACGGCTTCCGCCTGCCGTGCCTCTTCGGCCAGTCGCGCGGCTTCGGCAAACTGGGCCTCTTCGACCAGTCGCGCCTCTTCAGCCAACCGGGCCTCTTCGGCGAGTCGCGCGGCTTCGGCCAGCCGTACCTCTTCAGCCAGTCGCGCGGCTTCCGCCTGCCGCGCCTCTTCCGCGAATCGCACGGCTTCGGCCAGCCGTGCCTCTTCGGCCAGTCGCGCGGCTTCCGCGAGTCGCGCGGCTTCAGCCAGTCGCGCCTCTTCGGCCTGCCGCGCCTCCTCAGCCAGTCGCTCGGCTTCCTCCAGCCGAGCCTCTTCGGCCAGTCGCGCCTCTTCGGCCAGTCGCGCCTCTTCCGCTAGCCGTGCCTCTTCTGCCCGCCGCGCCGCTTCAGCCAACCGCGCCGCTTCAGCCAGTCGCGCGGCTTCCGCCTGCCGCGCCTCTTCAGCCAGTCGCGCGGCTTCCGCCCGCCGCGCCTCTTCAGCCAGCCGAGCCTCTTCCGCGAGTCGCGCGGCTTCGGCCAGCCGTGCCTCTTCCGCCAGTCGCGCGGCTTCGGCCAGCCGTGCCTCTTCCGCCCGCCGCGCCGCTTCAGCCAGCCGAGCCTCTTCCGCGAGTCGCGCCTCTTCGGCCAGTCGCGCCTCTTCCGCCTGCCGCGCCTCTTCCGCCAGTCTCGCGGCTTCCGCCTGCCGTGCCTCTTCCGCCAGCCGTACCTCTTCGGCCAGCCGCGCCTCTTCCTCCCGACGCGCGTTCTCGCGCGCCATCCAGTCCTCGACGGACAAGGACTCGACGAGGCCCTCGCGCTCCAGCACATGAAGCAGCGTCCGTGAGCCGAGCGTCAGCCCCTCCAGCCGCGTGAAGTCCACCAGCGACGAGAGAAACGCCATCTCGTCCTCGCCCGATACCCAGGGAGCGCAGGCCGCCGCATCCGCGCAGCGGAACATGCGTGGCGCGGAGGGCTCGCCCTCGACGGGCTCCAGCGCGGCACGCACGACGCGCGCGCCCGCGATGGGGCGGAACATCGGCTCGATCCCGTCCTCCTCGAAGGCGGCATGCTCGGCGAGCTGACTCAGGCGCCGCACCTCGGCGAGCACCTGCTGCTCGGCCACCTTGCCCGGCTCCAGCCCCAACTCCTCCAGCAGATCCTCGTCCGGAGACCCCGCGCTCTCCCGGGCCCAGAGCGCATCCAACAGTCCGGCGTGGATGCGGCCGGCCTGCACCAGCGCCTGCACCGGGGTCTGGAAGCCGAAGCCGAGCCGGGTCCCCACCAGGTCACCTCCCTGGAGGAACAGCAGCGACTGCCGGCCGCCAGCGCTCAGCGTGAGGCGGCCGGTGGCGCGGGACTTGTGGGCGGAGTAGAGGGTTTCAACGACCTGCGAAGCGGACATGCGGGCCTCAGTGTAGTCGCTCCGCCCCTCCTCTCAACTTGGCGTGTCCGCCCGCCCGCCCGGGAGGCCGAAGCCCACCTGGCGCAGGGCCTCGTAGGCGGCGATGCCCACGGCGGTGGACAGGTTCAGGCTGCGGCGCTCGGGCAGCATGGGCAGGGTGACGGCCGTTCCCGAGCCCCCGGTCATCACCTCGGGGGGCAGGCCCTGCGTCTCCGAGCCGAAGACGAGGTGATCTCCCTCCTCGAGGCGCGCGGCGTACAGGGATGTAGCGGCGCGGGCGGAGAAGAGCCATCGCCTGGCCGAGGGCCACTCGGCCAGATAGGCGCCGTAGTCCGGGTAGAGCTTGAGGAAGACCTTGTCCCAGTAGTCGAGCCCGGCGCGCTTGAGGTGCCGGTCGTCGATGGAGAAGCCCAGGGGCTCCACGAGGATGAGGCGGCAGCCGGTGACGGCACACAGCCGGGCGATGTTGCCGGTGTTGGGGGGAATCTGCGGGGAGACGAGGACGAGGTGGAAGGGGCGCGCCAGGGGCTGGAGCATTGGAGTAGAAAGCGCGACATGCGCCTGAGAGTGAACAATGTGACACGAGACCGCCTGTTGGCGGATCGCGCCGAGCGGGCCACGAGCTTCCGGGACCGCTTCGTGGGGCTGATGGGGCGGCGCTCGCTGGCGCTGGGCGAGGGGATGCACATTGTGCCGTGCAACTCCATCCATACCTTCTTCATGCGCATTCCCATCGACGTGGCCTTCCTCGACCCGGACGGGGTGATCGTCAAGCAGTTCGTGGCCCTGCCGCCCTGGCGGGCGACGTCTGTGTACTTCCAGGCGAAATCGGTGCTGGAGCTGCCCGCGGGGACGCTTCAGGCCAGTGGGACCCGGGAGGGGGACCGGCTGGTGTTCGAGCCCGTCCCGTGAGCCGCCAGGGGGTCGCGCGACCGGAGCGCTTGGGTTTTGACCCTCCTCGGGACGCTTTGTTAACCTGCTCCCCCCGTCCACGTCCCCCCTGGACACGCTGGAGAATTCCCGAGCATGCGCATTGAGGTCGCTGGCCACACCCACGTCGGGATGAAGCGCAACCACAACGAGGACAACTACCTCATCCTGCCGGAGGAGAACCTGTGCTGCGTCGCCGACGGCATGGGCGGACACTCCTCGGGGGAGATCGCCTCGAAGATCGCGGTGGACGAGCTGGCCGAGTTCTTCCGGATGACGGCGAAGGATCAGGACGCCACCTGGCCCTTCAAGATGGACAAGGCGCGCAACTACGACGAGAACCGGCTGGCCACGGGCATCAAGCTGGCCAACAAGAGCATCTACGAGAAGGCCAGCCACGAGACGAAGTACAAGGGCATGGGGACGACGATCGTCTCGGTGCACTTCACCAAGGACTCGGCCTACGTGGGGCACGTGGGCGACAGCCGGGTGTACTTCTTCCGGCAGGGCGTGCTCAGGCAGCTCACCGAGGACCACTCGCTGCTCAACGACTACCTCAAGGCCAAGAAGCTCACGCCCGAGGAGATCGAGAACTTCCCCCACAAGAACGTCATCGTCCGGGCGCTCGGCATGAAGGAGCTGGTGCAGGTGGACGTGACGAAGGTGGAGCCGCAGCAGGACGACATCTTCCTGCTGTGCTCGGACGGGCTGTCCGGCATGGTGACGGATCCGGAGATCCAGGAGCTGCTGGCGCGCACGGACGAGCTGGAGAAGGCGTGCTCGCAGCTCATCGACCTGGCGAACGCGGCGGGCGGCACGGACAACGTCACGTGCGTGCTCGCGCGCTTCCACGCCAACTGACGGGCCGCTAGAGCGGCGCCGCCACGCGGTAGGCGCCCCAGGCGACGACTTCCACGAGCGACTCTCCGGGCGCCACCTCGGTGCCCTCCAGGATGGCGGCGCGCTCCAACCGGGCGCCCTCCCCCACCCGGACACCGGCGCCCACGGACACGCAGGCGCCCACGTGCGCGCCCCGCGCCACCGTGCACCCCGCGTCGAAGTGCGCCGGTCCCACCACCTGCCCCTCCACCCGGGCCGAGGCGTGGGCCCAGGCGTTGTCCGGCCCCCTGGGCGCCAGGGCGAAGGGAGAGTCCCCGCCCAGCCCCTCCAGGGACACCTGTCCGGAGAGCACGTCGCGCACGGTGGCCAGGTAGCGCGACGGCGTGCCCAGGTCCGACCAGTACGCGCGCACGCCCTCGCCCCGGACGGGCACGCCCGC
The nucleotide sequence above comes from Cystobacter fuscus DSM 2262. Encoded proteins:
- the rsmA gene encoding 16S rRNA (adenine(1518)-N(6)/adenine(1519)-N(6))-dimethyltransferase RsmA yields the protein MQTPREILQRHGLRAKHSWGQNFLGDPDVLEAIADALELREGEPVVELGPGLGHLTRFLAATRAAVTVVEKDRDMIAVLEKEAIPGVRVVDGNAATVDFAEVAGAPEVKVAGNLPYHLTSSILFQVLEQREHVTRAVFTLQKEVVDRLSAEPGGREYGLLTAILGLYFSAENLFDIEAERFHPPPKVDSAVLRLIRRPEPLAPVVDGARFIRVVKAGFAQRRKTLINSLKSDKSLGTHEQLLAALATAGIDSTRRAETLSSVEFAALERALGPVEEERGA
- the tsaD gene encoding tRNA (adenosine(37)-N6)-threonylcarbamoyltransferase complex transferase subunit TsaD, with translation MLVLGLETSCDETAAALVEDGRRVLSDVVSTQVDIHRRWGGVVPELASRNHVMQVMPVLHEALTRAGKTLDDVDLIAVTSGPGLIGALLVGVQVAKSLSLATGKPFVGANHLEGHLLAIRLLEDAPEPPFLGLVVSGGHTSLYEVRDYGHYRLVGSTRDDAAGEAYDKTARILGLPYPGGLPIDQLAQKGNPEAIRFPRALPGAENFDWSFSGLKTAVLHHVKKHGLPEGQALADLCASFQEAVADALSRKFVAAARRLGLQRLVVCGGVAANSRLRSLCLERAQERNLKLFLPPVRLCTDNGAMIAVAGYEAWRRGLRGDFSLSADPAWRM
- a CDS encoding response regulator — encoded protein: MAKQHLLLVDSDPKSLRVMEVSLKKAGFSVTTAVHGKDALEKVQISTPDLVLSDTKMPEMDGLELCRTLKSEERYKHIPFVFLTNQKAVEAKVKGLEMGADDYLTKPIYIKEIVTRVTMILQKADKERIERRETTKGGFAGNLVDMGVVDLVQTFEIGRKTGTISIKGDRVATIYFKEGRVIDAEMGRLKGENAFYRLLNATEGEFEVQFSALDRSERIEVSTQGLLMEGMRRLDEWGRMLEQLPPLETVFEIDYHQLADRLSEIPDEVNGLLRLFDGKRTLSRVVEDSDFDDLAALGIISKLYFEGLIRELGSVSQEPVQSGKPGIEEWLHNAPAPSAPVEPAPAPAPVPEAPALMVEAPVTAAPVVPPAPEVRASTAPRTEAEAPPRLANVVVFESRRRSPTAPEADFIAPPRTAEGSSFLVDPAPAHRAKEQAQRSLLLDWNRVDEDGLGSTGKWGPGWSPAPRASAPAPSAGSTAASAASMSFGELSSPMSRAPIFGGAAVEPNPLPVVPPPEPAGPAEEVTLVSSAVIEPAAPPVSEPLVPSEAPMPVLEAQPEPMPEPMPMPVLEPEPLPVLEPEPLPTLEAQLESLPAPVVVARPEPMPEPRPEPKQEARPEPRPEPKQEARPEPRPRPVPSERKPEAPVAPKRTGLFIGVGVAAIALAAAVVVMTQSGGASTPPPAPVPSTVPASTATAPKTPPPPEPKRPEPKQPEAQAPAQPETPPTQAAAADGTPPVEDTKAPVPGKAATDPEAEYAELTRQARKSLASERYQAAARSYRQMLELKPDSNEARAGLGIALVRGETGKYREAIELLEVVTKEQPRNASAWLFLGVAREQSRQNKKAIEAYKRYLTLEPSGKYAPDARASLKVLGQ
- a CDS encoding J domain-containing protein — encoded protein: MSASQVVETLYSAHKSRATGRLTLSAGGRQSLLFLQGGDLVGTRLGFGFQTPVQALVQAGRIHAGLLDALWARESAGSPDEDLLEELGLEPGKVAEQQVLAEVRRLSQLAEHAAFEEDGIEPMFRPIAGARVVRAALEPVEGEPSAPRMFRCADAAACAPWVSGEDEMAFLSSLVDFTRLEGLTLGSRTLLHVLEREGLVESLSVEDWMARENARREEEARLAEEVRLAEEARQAEAARLAEEARQAEEARLAEEARLAEEARLAEAARRAEEARLAEAARLAEEARLAEAARLAEEARLAEEARRAEAARLAEEARQAEAARLAEAARLAEAARRAEEARLAEEARLAEEARLAEEARLEEAERLAEEARQAEEARLAEAARLAEAARLAEEARLAEAVRFAEEARQAEAARLAEEVRLAEAARLAEEARLAEEARLVEEAQFAEAARLAEEARQAEAVRLAEEARLAEEARLAEEVQLAEEARLAEEARFAEAVRLAEEARLAEEARLAEEARQAEAARLAEEARLAEEARLAEEARQAEAARLAEEARLAEEARQAEAARLAEEARLAEEARLAEEAHLAEAARQAEAARLAEEARLAEEARFAEAVRLAEEARLAEEARLAEEARLAEEARQAEAARLAEEARLAEEARFADAVRLAEEARQAEAARLAEEARLAEETRQAEAARQAEESWRRAEEWARLAETARVAEARAPVEVSQLSDVAQLAELAQLADGEFFFTAAPATPEVPESSPGPQLEVSLADIAPSSEGWFNAFPDAAVPPPEENIAVDFALPVAAELPGHEDTEGLRLAREQADAARMQDMQEALRRTGSTPPEDWLIEEPVPTPEERVAAFVPTTAETVTEPVPPSPTLAAPVPEESWDMLTATDWSEPLVSPLPLAVAPRPVAPRGDVPPGMRPPSAGARPFTAPVPPGMRSPSAGAPSPAPRPPAPESSVPPNLSTRGLPPTAPPPAPQGSQAPRPMLEDPQWGGMRFGKSQPGEAPGDISASFEAALQQVDGQLESFVQVEVPAVAVVAAPPPAEPVSQPVVASPAAVPLIDEADSLAEWVDLPFENEADTGARPVSPPVSAPPAPTPASPVPTSAPSVPAPAAAASAQGNDEEQQLAQLIEKRYADVQSKQDYFSLLGLAIGPDVKREQVKSAFVALAKRFHPDRLPPSLSALAPRMTIVYESIREAYDVLYDDAKRATYLQELRSKGSFQPPPQRASGEDPNELFKAGEIFFRKRDFVAAADHFDRAFQAEPRAVYLAARGWAIYMDPQRKTEVTRAKQMMAEALKMDPRCDRAHYQLGVIARVEGDMERAERHFREAIRASPKHLEANQELRLIEMRKKNPPPPKKGGLFR
- a CDS encoding tRNA (cytidine(34)-2'-O)-methyltransferase; this translates as MLQPLARPFHLVLVSPQIPPNTGNIARLCAVTGCRLILVEPLGFSIDDRHLKRAGLDYWDKVFLKLYPDYGAYLAEWPSARRWLFSARAATSLYAARLEEGDHLVFGSETQGLPPEVMTGGSGTAVTLPMLPERRSLNLSTAVGIAAYEALRQVGFGLPGGRADTPS
- a CDS encoding DUF192 domain-containing protein; the protein is MRLRVNNVTRDRLLADRAERATSFRDRFVGLMGRRSLALGEGMHIVPCNSIHTFFMRIPIDVAFLDPDGVIVKQFVALPPWRATSVYFQAKSVLELPAGTLQASGTREGDRLVFEPVP
- a CDS encoding Stp1/IreP family PP2C-type Ser/Thr phosphatase → MRIEVAGHTHVGMKRNHNEDNYLILPEENLCCVADGMGGHSSGEIASKIAVDELAEFFRMTAKDQDATWPFKMDKARNYDENRLATGIKLANKSIYEKASHETKYKGMGTTIVSVHFTKDSAYVGHVGDSRVYFFRQGVLRQLTEDHSLLNDYLKAKKLTPEEIENFPHKNVIVRALGMKELVQVDVTKVEPQQDDIFLLCSDGLSGMVTDPEIQELLARTDELEKACSQLIDLANAAGGTDNVTCVLARFHAN